In Campylobacter sp. RM16187, the DNA window CTAGCCTTAAAGCCTTTAGTATCGTAGCCACCATTAGACGAATTTGAGCGCGTAAAAAACCGTTAGCCTTAAAAACTATAATGGTCTTTTCTTTATAAGAGTAGCAAAATGCTTTAGTTATAGTGCGAACAGGACTTTTTGTATCGCTTCCAACTTTCATAAATGCGCTAAAATCATGCTCGCCTATAAAAAGTGCTAAAAGCTTATTTGTCTTATCTATATCAAATTTTGGCAAAAATGTCTGATATTGACTTAAAAAAGGGCTAAAATCTCCATGATTTATAATATATCTATACTGCCTAAATTTAGCATTATATCGGGGATGAAAGTTATCATCAACTCTTAAAATTTTTTTTATATGAATATGCGGGTGAGCGTGGCGATTTATTAGATCGGCCAGT includes these proteins:
- the truA gene encoding tRNA pseudouridine(38-40) synthase TruA: MKIKLIFSYDGSKFQGSQTQPHENGVEDELGIALAHVGIFDKITSSSRTDKDVHANNQVASVRCGDHFKDFKRLADLINRHAHPHIHIKKILRVDDNFHPRYNAKFRQYRYIINHGDFSPFLSQYQTFLPKFDIDKTNKLLALFIGEHDFSAFMKVGSDTKSPVRTITKAFCYSYKEKTIIVFKANGFLRAQIRLMVATILKALRLENGADLINLALQDKQPLTRIPAPPNGLYLNRVFY